DNA from Chionomys nivalis chromosome 11, mChiNiv1.1, whole genome shotgun sequence:
atatgggcctacaccaGACTTTACACCTTTTCCTGTAGCTCTGCCGTGAAGTGTCTAGTCCATACAGCAACAGGCACAGGATGTGTGGCCTGCAATGACCCGATGAACACTGACAGAGTCCTTGGGGAAAGATAACCATGCAGGGTCAGATAGAGGTTGCTACTATTCAGAGCCTCGGGACTAAGATTATGACTGTAGACATGACTTGAATTTTTCAGCCTTCTGATTCCTGAGTTGCAGTGTTGTAGGCCCCCTGATGTCttacaaacagacagaaaaccTACTTAAGCTGCTGTTATTCCACCCTCCTCCGATTCCATGCCATGGGTTTCCCTGGACTCTTAACTCTTATGTGCACCTCAGTCTCCTTTTCTCTTGCAGACTATTGCAGAGGAATCATATCCCAACTCGACCTTCAATCCGTGTTCtaactttgaaaattaattttgtcTCCAAAACAGTCTATAAATGAATATCATTCAAACAGTTTTCCAGAGAGGGCCATGCAGATATTCTGGTTATGGCATCTCCGTGGCTAGGTAAGTGCGGTGGGAACAcactctgctccttcagccaatagcctttaagataccagcccactggggcgtagTCTCTTATCCTGTAAAAGCTTTAGTAAACGTGAACACACTCTCTTGCTTCCCTCTCCCacttccggctgctagactctgttcctgttggCAGAGGACTGTTatttaggacagtgatctgtaagttttccccttaaataaataacccttttattattcataattctgaactggtatgggattgttttgtgacttacaccaTCAGGTAAGTATATGAGTAAATATTCTCAAAGACCCACAGCAATGTAAGCTCCATAattggcattttttaaattttaatgtcatAATTGTTGCCAAAAGTAATGACAAGAATATAAGGATCATCTAATTCCCTTTCTTTTATCCTCTAGATTTCTGGGAGTAGCATTTTCACTGCCTTCAGGGTCTACTAACACATCCTACCGGAGGAGGTTAGTGTTGCAGTGGGAGGATCTGGTTCCAGGCTTCTGTGCCTTAGCTGGTCTGACTCCTCCTTTCCCTCGAAGCGATCCAAATCCCCActaaatgagagaaaatacaaGTATTTGGTCTTACAAAGGTAAGTCGGTTGATTGGCGTGGCAGTCACTCTCCTTCCAGTCTCTGCCAATGCATCCCCTCACCTGTCCTTGTGGACTTGGGCAGCAGCTTTCACCTTGCCTTGTCCCGAGTTCCCCAGCTTTGCTCCACTGagttcccctctttatgctgagGTCACTTCCTTTAGCTTTATGGCTACTGAAGTCTCAACACACTCTTTGAGGCTACAAAACCACTATGGAGCTTAGCTTTTTGGAAAAGtggaaataataaatgaaaagtgAAGGAGAGTCATAGAGAAAAAATGGCGCTACTCTTTAGTCTTTCTTTTAGTTCCCTGTATTTTTATTACGTCACCATGAAATAGAATGTAACTAAAGGATAAGTAAACAAATGCCCGCCATTGAACACTGTCGCATTTCTGAAAACATTAGAAAAGTTGAGAGCACATAGTTTTCCCAGGTGAAGCACAGACAGACTGGCAGGATGCTTAGGATGCACAGGGATAGAGTAAGAGAcattggtggtgatggtggggcttCTTGGGGAGAGGGATATGGAGCATGGGTAATACTTCAGACATTTGGGGGGTATGGAGCATGGTAATACATCAGACATTTGGGGGGTATGGAGTATGGATAATACATCAGACATTTTGGGGATATGGGTTATGGGCAATTCATCAGACTGCCTGCATGGACATGTGTAGGATACTGATTCCTGAGTAATCAGCTGCCAGTGAAGGTAACTGTCATCAATCCATCACTGTCAAACATAGTCAGTATTTAAGACGAAGACTGacaagaaatatttgtttaaaatagacTTAGGACAAATTGGAaattttttccaaagcaaaaacCACTTTGTTGTTACCTTCTGAGGACTCTTGACTGACACTTTAATCAATACCCAAAGATCCAAGGACATGGGTTACTATTGAAGACAGAGGCCTTTCACACAGCTAAAACCCTCTGTGATTCAGTGTACTAGAAACAGAAGTGAACAGTACCTTTAGTGCAAGAGTTTCGAAGCCATAGGACAGTGCTTGTGCTCTCTGGGTGGGAGGAGGGATGCTGAGAACCTTTGTCACTGTATATTAGAAGGTGGTAGTAGATGACAGACTGTGTAAGCCACATGGTGAGGGGAAGCAGCATCACCTTATGATTAGAATCGTCACACTCAGACACAACTAGAAAGAACCACACTCAGAGTGGTTACAGATGGGAGAACATAAGTATGAAGAATGTAGCCAGACAAGGTCTGGCTACAGAATTAACTGTTTGTGACTTTGAAAGACCAATGACACACAACTCCACAGCCTGCAAGAATTTTTCCCTGGAGGAGAAAAACTTCAGAGAAGTAATGAGTCaccttcaaaataaaatacaacccCCCTCTGCTCCTGGTGTTAAATGCTTCTTCGCCATGAACGGTTCAGTAAGTCAATGAACACCTGCAGAAGCCAAGAGAGCTTCTGGGTCATCACTCTGCAGGTAAAGGAAGGATGGGAAGTGGAGGTGCAGACTGGCTAAAAACATGTACCTACACCAGACcaatatttaaatatacaaaaaGTCCATAGTTGTGGATGGGCGTATAAATAcataattacatacatatatgcacttcTGAATATAGACCAAATTATCATTGGAATGATAATTTCCATCTGGAGTGGAATAGCTGGGTTACTGGGAATGTTCATCTTCGTTGCAAAATGATAATTTTAGGCTTGTGCTCTCAGGTCACACGGAGAACATGCCGGTAGAAATAACGAAGTAAAATGCAGAGAAATATTCAAAAATGAGACTGTGTCAGAAATGAGAATTTGCTCCATAAATCCATGCATGCACAGGCCAGGAGCCCCTCATTTCCCCAGGGCCCTCGTGCTCCCCCTCCTGGCCTCCCTGGTGATGTGCAGCTATGCCCTGTTGGGTCTGGGCTGTGAGCTGCCTCAGAGCTCTCCCAAGCTCAGCAGGAAGTCTGTGCTCCTGGGCCAAATGGGAagtctcctcttcctcttgaAGGAGTGATAGAAGTgacttccagttccagaggaagaTGGTAGGTGGCATCCAGTTCCAGAGAGTCCAGGCCATGACTTTCCTACAGCTGAGGCTCCAACTCTTCCTCACAGGCAGCTCCTTTGATTCCTGTACCtcagccttcccctcccccccagtaaACTCCATGCTGAACTCTTTGGGCAACTGGAGGACCTGCAGTGTGTTTGGTGGAagtgatgggaaggagaaaatcTGACCTACAAACGCCCTTGAGGAATGTCAGGGGAATCCATCTTTacctgaaggagaagaaaaacagttACCGTGCCTAGGAGACTGTCAGGGTGGAAATCACTCTGctgatttccttctctggaaGAAGACTGTTGCAAAGACAAACCTGGGGTCCTCTGGCAATCATTCTTTTAGGGTACTCTAACACCTCAAACTTGGACATCTAACTGGATTATTTCCAAGGTGACTCCTATTTATACTTTGGTCATATTGGATTTATATGAATTTAGGAAATACTTTAATAACGTTAAACATACATTTATGAGAAATATACTCATATCCAGGGAGATCAGTCTCATAGAGATGACTGACCTGGTATTCATTtgcctttctatttttattaattttcatgtatttctaAGATTTATACAATTTCACgtaaaaacaaatttatgttcacattttattaaaatctgTAGTAACTGTCTGGGGAGCACACTAGAGGTGATTCTGTTGTCAGGGATGCCAGCCCTGGAAGCAGAGCTTGAGAGCAACAGAGCTGACCTGCCTTCCCCCATGTgacatgtggtggcatgggtaaaggaaagatgaccctcctctcGCCCCTTTGCTGCCTATGGCAGATGAGAGAGCTGACCCTGGGGTCACAAGAGTGAGAGAACTAACCCTGCCCTACACCAGCCACAGCACACAGAAAAGCTGCCATGTACCTAGCCTGGGCACACACTAGAGCAGATCCTGTTGTCTGGGTAGCTGGTGAGCCAGTCCTGAGGGCAGGAGAACAGGAGAGCTGACTGactctcctccccgccccccaccatACCCCTTACAGCAGTCAGGAGAGAGGGCCCTGTACCTTGCCTGGGCAAAatagtagagctgaccctggcAGATATAAGTTGGGGGTCTGGATCTGAGGAACCCCTAGAGCAGAAGAACTGGCCCCACTCCATGCTGCAGGCTACATGGGGTGAGCTAGCTGAGAGGGGAAGTCACTGAGATGATGAACGCAGATGCCACTCAGGCCCAGAGCCAGGGCTGTGTTGAGCTAACCACCCTAACATTTACCAAATCTATGGGCTCTTGGAACAGAGAAAGAGGacaaacctacagatccaaaccagcaggatctccatgaaaCAAGACAACAAGATATctaagaggagccccagtgagagccccTAATCGgcggtgtagcagaaaccagaggcctctcTCCAGACCACTAACCAGGCAATGAAAGATGAAcagactaaagggtaaactgcaTCTCAATGGAccacaccacagcttccatgacaagactcttttttgttttttgtttggtttttggttttgctttttaatttggtttttggagggaggttgcaagggcagagaatAGATACTAAGGGAAAGGAGGTACGTGAgatcagaatgcatgatgtgaaatccacaaagaatcaatgaaagtaaAAACTTATTTCATGTCATTTACTGGacattttgtttgatttattcatgtaattaataatttaggaattattgaaataaaaaccATTCCAAATGCTTTACTTACTGCTCAAAAAATGTGAGGTCAGACATGCAAATGGTTTGTAAACACCTACTTCTCCAGAGAACTTCCTTTATAGTAggttagaggggaaaaaaatctcttagTAACTATTTGTGCACGTTGAGCTGTCCATCGTCCAGAAGACACGACCAGTGTGAACCTGGGAGCATGCTCCCTCCCTCAGATAAGAAGTGGAGGGAATCGAATCTTCCAAACAGATGTCTGTTCTTCTGAGGAAAAGCCCATTTGATCTGAAGAGAAAACTCTACTAGGAAGCAGAAATCTGCGGAAAACATGCCAGAGCGAACCTGGTACTTACTTCTTTGATGACAATTACCAAAAGGCGCGATCGTATTCTCTGTATGCCAGCactgctcactctctctctctctttctctctcttagccACAGACATCATTAGGTTATTAGAAGAACACTGTCAGTtccaaaaatgtgagaaaattCTCTCGCACGAAAACTTTACAAACCTCGAGTTGCTTCGTTTTTGGTTTCACTTGTGGTTAtgcattttcaggaaaaaaaaatgaccaccgGAAATCCAGACGTAAGAGATAGCAGTTGTCTACTGAACAGAGGTGGTTAGTGAGGACAGAATGAGGAGCACACACTGGGGCTTTCCACATCAGGGAGCAGGAAACCAGGGCTATGACGCTGAAAAAATGGGGTCTGGAAagcagggagggactgggagtgtatcagaaagaaagctgtgtgcacacatatgtgtaataTTATATATAGAATGTGCTGCTGTTAAACAGTGCATCGTGTGTAATGCATAGGTTTATATGTACTGCCACTTTCAGTGTTGGTCTAGGACATGGATCCCTATATAAAGTAATTGTAAGCCATCGATTCCTTATTGATTATTGAATTCTGTGATTGATCTTCTGTTCCAATGTGTCTCATTATAGAAATGTTTAGGCTATTATAAGAGacagcagtcttttttttttttttttttggtttttcgagacagggtttctctgtggttttggagcctgtcctggaactagctcttgtagaccaggctggtctcgaactcacagagattcacctgcctctgcctcccgagtgctgggattaaaggcgtgtgccaccaccgcccggcagcagaGTCTTTCAGTGCTTCAACTGTCTATACTTTTCCATTAACTCTTCTGTCCTTAAGATGTTCATTTGATGGTAAAAATCTCCGTatctgcttgctttctcttttctactcTGCTAGAAAGAAGATGCTGATGTTGTTTTGTGGCAACAAACATGATCTCTGGAAATGAAAGCTGAAGACTGGAGCTGGCGAATCATCCAAGTGTGCCGGGAGTAGCAGCAACATTAGCTACTAATTTCAGTGGGAAAGATCTATGTTTTTAAATACAGTAATGTTGTTATGAAAGTTTTTATATGTCCAAGGGATCTTCATGTGCAATGCAGTCTGTCTtacttggggtttctattgctgtgaagagacaacatgaccacagcaactctgaaaacatttaattgggggtggcttAACGTTTCAGAGATGTAGTCCATTATCCTCCTGGTGGGacacatggcagcatgcaggcagacacgctACTAGGGAATGAGCAAGAGTTCTACACGTTGTTCCAGAGGCAACAGAAGGGTCTACCACACTAGACCTAGCCTtagcatataagacctcaaagcccaacccacagtgacacacttccagcAAGACGgccatgcctactccaacaaggctgcacctcctaataTGGCCACTtttcattcaaacacatgagtctataggGCCATTCCTATCTAAACCATCACACAatccaaataaaaacagaaattttatttctccCAGAAGTTACCAAATTGTATTTCTCCCATGAAGATACCAAAGAACAAGAGCAGTGCTGTATTGGTATTGTCACCACACCTGATTTGAGATAACAGCTACATGTCTAAGAGAGTGTTACTGAGGGATTACTACCCCTACCACAGGAGCCTCCTACAGCAGATGGCAATGAACACAGAAACCAACAAGTGGTCACGGAGCAGAAAATAAAGGGCTGACTTCCTGGCCCCGAGGaccattgcagaagagggagcagaaggatTGCAAGATCCAGAGGCCGTGCATGACTGCAGCAAAGCAGTGTTCTTGGACCAGCATGGTAGCTACACAGATGAACTGAGAGTGGCTGTGACTGAATGAACAAGACCAAGCCAGACAACATCCCAGCTTGGAAAACGCAGGAAATTCCACTTGTAGCTGAGGAACTATGGCAACTGgtggctgctgagagagagatTCATTGTCCACAGGGGTGGGGCCTCTAAGAGAGGTTATCTAAGGTTCCAGGAGATGCCCCTGTGCACAACTAGAAGCCCTAAGACAGAGGAGAAggatgaaaaggaggaggagaagaaagaggagaaaaacccATGAAATGGAGAGGGAGGATTAATTTCAGAGGCCTTTCACTTCCGTGGTGGGATTTATTGCAGGTATATTTTTGAGACTATTATGAATGGAGTTGATTTACTGACTTCTTGGTATGTTTGCTGTGGTATTCAGGCAGGTTGATGATTTTTCTGTGATCTATTTTATATCACTGCACATGATCTCACTCATACTTAGAACCCAAAACTGCCAAACTCACAGAAGTTGAGAGTGGACGAAAGGTACCAGAggtcatggaggtcagagggaggaTTACTCTGGTGAACATGACATCAAAGAGGACCAAGTCACAATGTGACAGGAACAAGATTCTGGACAGCGTGCTGACTGTCCAAACAGAATACTACATCCTGAAGAGAATTAGAGGGACAGATGCAGGGTTTGTCTAAGCACTATGCCGTTGTACACATGTATCCTGCTCAATTTTTTGACATTGTGATCATTTGTATAATTTGTATGATGTAGAGTATCCACTTAAAAATACTGGGAAAATTGGAAAATTACagaattaacaaattaaaaaatgttcTATACAGCAAAatttaatagaaaacaaaataatttaatcacACAGGATGGTTTGctacattaaagaaaatataaaactttaagattgaatttaaataacttaaattatataaatagtaaaatgagtgaataaatacaAACACAGATACACCAAAGAGGATGAAGGAACAAAGCTTTCATATGTAGACCCAAGTTGTCTCTGTTCTGCTGAAGCATCTAGGCAGGTTGATTGAATTCATGCCAAAATGAACAAGAGTTTTTAGTGGAGAACTTAGTGAGGTCCAGTGTCCAATCCCAGGAGACTCCTCAGGACTTACTCCTCCTCCTTGTTCAATCCTTTTAGCAAGTCGGCTGAGAGAGACCAGGCTCTGCAGACTTCATCTCTGACCACCATCCAAGCACAGGGgctgtgtttcttctctctgagGTAGGCAATAATCTTCCGGAAATATTTCTTCACAGGGTCTTTCCTCACCTGCTGCATCAGACAGGACTGCAGGTCTTCGAGCTTCAGGGAGAGGACATCACAGAATTGCTCTCGGAGGGTTGTCTCCCATGCAGCAGATGACTCATTTGAGCTGAAGAGCATCAGGCTCTGCTGAATCACGTCATACAGTACCTTGATCACTTGAGGCTTCTGGAGCTGCTGGGCATCCATCTTCTCCAGGGGACATAGAAAgacctttctttcctccaagcAGAGAAGACGGGAAGATTGCTCCTTTTGTACCAGGAGTTTGAAGAGAGTCTTGTTCATGAAGTTGTCATTCTGACTCAGGTCACAGCTCAGACAGCAGGTTGACCAGTAGCTCATCAGCACCAGGATCATCAGGAAGTCACAGGGTTTGGCCATTGTGGATGTTGCAGATGCTGCTGGTCCTGTGGGCTGTGTGGTTCTGAACCTTCCCCTCTAGGTCCTATGAAGACCATCATTCCTACAAGACTTATATAGGAGaaaattagttttcattttctgaatGCCCGCCCCTTACTTCCGAATTGTCTTTTCACTTTCTTGAGCTCATCCTCTGCTTGTGTCTAGACACTTTTTTCTAAACCATTTTGGTTTTCATCTTTGTTTCCTCTTTCACGGCTGCCCTCAGAAAGCTGTTGTTTTCAGcacttttctgtttctcaatGGCATTAACCGTTACACCACAGATGATCATTCCTTGTTTGAAACTTACACTATTTTATCTATTTCGAAGATAAAGTTTCTcccaaaattgtatttaaaagttatttaaattgattttacattgtgttttgtttatattatttaaataaatacttatatCATGTAATGCCAATTACATATGCAGTACATATGTGATGCGaattatttctaaatgaaaaGTATGGATGGAATGGTACACTTCAAATTGCCTTCATTAACTCTAATATTGATTTACATAAGATGTTCATTGCATCATTAGGGTTTCTTCGCTATTCTTCCAGTAATTGTCATGCCATCAAGCTTGATGCGCTGAGTCCAGGGttgaaacagagaaacaaactctCGTTAGTCGGACTCCAATGAACACATTCACACATGG
Protein-coding regions in this window:
- the LOC130883758 gene encoding interferon alpha-13-like yields the protein MAKPCDFLMILVLMSYWSTCCLSCDLSQNDNFMNKTLFKLLVQKEQSSRLLCLEERKVFLCPLEKMDAQQLQKPQVIKVLYDVIQQSLMLFSSNESSAAWETTLREQFCDVLSLKLEDLQSCLMQQVRKDPVKKYFRKIIAYLREKKHSPCAWMVVRDEVCRAWSLSADLLKGLNKEEE